A DNA window from Jaculus jaculus isolate mJacJac1 chromosome 1, mJacJac1.mat.Y.cur, whole genome shotgun sequence contains the following coding sequences:
- the Nip7 gene encoding 60S ribosome subunit biogenesis protein NIP7 homolog translates to MRPLTEEETRVMFEKIAKYIGENLQLLVDRPDGTYCFRLHNDRVYYVSENILKLAANISGNKLVSLGTCFGKFTKTHKFRLHVTALDYLAPYAKHKVWIKPGAEQSFLYGNHVLKSGLGRITENTSQYQGVVVYSMADIPLGFGVAAKSTQDCRKVDPMAIVVFHQADIGEYIRHEETLT, encoded by the exons ATGCGGCCTTTGACCGAAGAGGAGACCCGTGTCATGTTCGAGAAGATCGCGAAATA CATCGGGGAGAACCTGCAGCTGCTGGTGGACCGGCCCGACGGCACCTACTGCTTCCGGCTGCACAACGACCGCGTGTACTACGTCAG TGAGAACATCCTGAAGCTGGCCGCCAATATCTCCGGGAACAAACTCGTGTCACTCGGGACCTGCTTTGGAAAATTCACCAAGACGCACAAGTTCCGCTTGCACGTTACAGCTCTGGATTACCTCGCTCCTTATGCCAAG CATAAAGTGTGGATAAAGCCTGGAGCAGAGCAGTCCTTCCTGTATGGAAACCATGTGTTGAAATCTGGTCTGGGTCGAATCACTGAAAACACATCTCAATACCAGGGGGTGGTGGTGTATTCCATGGCGGACATTCCTTTG GGTTTTGGAGTGGCAGCAAAGTCGACACAAGATTGCAGGAAGGTTGACCCCATGGCGATTGTGGTATTTCACCAAGCAGACATTGGAGAATACATACGACATGAAGAGACACTGACCTAA
- the Cog8 gene encoding conserved oligomeric Golgi complex subunit 8 isoform X1 encodes MMAAAATLQSSSPGSSSATATAAAVGEVEDEGLLASLFRDRFPEAQWRERPDVGRYLRELSGSGLERLRREPERLAEERAQLLQQTRDLAFANYKTFIRGAECTERIHRLFGDVEASLGRLLDRLPSFQQSCRNFMKEAEEISSNRRMNTLTLNRHTEILEILEIPQLMDTCVRNSYYEEALELAAYVRRLERKYSSIPVIQGIVNEVRQSMQLMLSQLIQQLRTNIQLPACLRVIGYLRRMDVFTEAELRVKFLQARDAWLRSILTAIPNDDPYFHITKTIEACRVHLFDIITQYRAIFSDEDPLLPPAMGEYTVNEGAIFHGWVLQKVSQFLQVLETDLYRGIGSRLDSLLGQCMYFGLSFSRVGADFRGQLAPIFQQVAITSFQKAIQEAVEKFQDEMNSYTLISAPAILGSSNVPAAVPATQPGTLQPPMVLLDFPPLACFLNSILVAFNDLRLCCPVALAHDVTRALEDALAKVTKIILAFHRAEEAAFSTGEQELFVQFCTVFLEDLVPYLNRCLQILFPPAQIAQTLGIAPSQLSKYENLGHVDVNIIQEPLAFILPKREMLSLDDQELVPDLTAPTPELPEEEPSPELATTVSCEDEPGEPLHGESTEGEQPAAELPSEPS; translated from the exons ATGATGGCGGCCGCGGCGACTCTCCAGTCCTCGAGCCCCGGCTCTTCCTCCGCGACAGCCACGGCCGCGGCTGTCGGGGAGGTGGAAGATGAGGGACTCCTGGCGTCGCTCTTCCGGGATCGCTTCCCCGAGGCGCAGTGGCGCGAGCGGCCCGACGTGGGCCGCTACCTGCGGGAGCTGAGCGGGTCGGGCCTGGAGCGGCTGCGGCGCGAGCCGGAGCGCCTGGCCGAGGAGCGGGCGCAGCTGCTGCAGCAGACGCGCGACCTGGCCTTCGCCAACTACAAGACCTTCATTCGCGGCGCCGAGTGCACCGAGCGCATCCACCGGCTGTTCGGCGACGTGGAGGCGTCGCTCGGCCGCCTGCTGGACCGCTTGCCCAGCTTTCAGCAGAGTTGCAG GAACTTCATGAAGGAAGCTGAAGAGATCAGCTCCAACCGCCGGATGAACACCCTGACTCTAAACCGTCACACAGAAATCCTGGAAATTCTAGAGATTCCCCAGCTCATGGACACCTGTGTCCGGAACAGCTACTATGAAGAGGCTCTGGAGCTTGCAGCCTATGTGCGCCGGCTGGAAAGGAAGTACTCATCCATCCCTGTCATCCAG GGCATTGTGAATGAGGTGCGGCAGTCCATGCAGCTGATGCTAAGCCAGCTGATCCAGCAGCTGAGGACCAACATTCAACTCCCAGCCTGCCTCCGTGTCATTGGTTACCTTCGACGCATGGATGTCTTCACAGAAGCAGAGCTAAGGGTGAAGTTTCTCCAGGCCCGGGATGCTTGGCTCCGCTCCATCCTGACTGCCATCCCTAATGATGATCCCTATTTCCATATCACAAAGACCATCGAGGCCTGCCGTGTCCACCTCTTTGATATCATCACCCAGTACCGTGCCATCTTCTCAGACGAGGACCCCCTGTTGCCACCTGCCATGGGAGAGTACACCGTCAATGAGGGTGCCATCTTCCATGGTTGGGTGCTGCAGAAAGTTTCCCAGTTCCTGCAGGTGCTAGAGACTGACCTTTACCGCGGGATAGGCAGCCGCCTGGACTCCCTGCTGGGCCAGTGCATGTACTTTGGGCTGTCTTTCAGCCGAGTGGGGGCTGATTTCAGGGGCCAGTTGGCTCCTATTTTCCAGCAGGTGGCAATCACTAGTTTCCAGAAGGCAATTCAGGAAGCAGTGGAGAAATTCCAGGATGAGATGAACTCTTACACCCTCATCTCTGCTCCAGCCATCCTGGGCAGCAGTAACGTGCCTGCTGCTGTGCCAGCTACTCAGCCAGGGACACTGCAGCCGCCAATGGTGCTCTTGGACTTCCCACCCCTTGCCTGCTTTCTCAACAGTATTTTGGTTGCCTTTAATGATCTGCGTCTCTGTTGCCCTGTGGCCCTGGCTCATGATGTGACCCGGGCCTTGGAGGATGCCCTTGCCAAG GTAACCAAAATAATCCTGGCCTTCCATCgagctgaagaggctgccttcaGCACTGGGGAGCAAGAGCTCTTTGTCCAGTTCTGCACTGTTTTCCTGGAAGACCTGGTACCTTATCTGAATCGCTGCCTTCAAATCCTTTTTCCGCCAGCTCAAATAGCCCAGACTTTAG GCATTGCCCCCTCTCAGCTCTCCAAGTATGAAAACCTGGGGCATGTGGACGTCAACATCATCCAGGAGCCTCTTGCTTTCATTCTACCTAAGAGAGAGATGCTGTCTCTAGATGACCAGGAACTAGTGCCGGATCTCACGGCCCCAACACCCGAGCTTCCGGAAGAGGAGCCGAGCCCGGAGTTGGCCACGACAGTCTCCTGCGAGGACGAGCCTGGGGAACCGCTGCACGGGGAGTCGACGGAAGGGGAGCAGCCGGCAGCCGAGCTTCCTAGTGAGCCGTCCTAG
- the Cog8 gene encoding conserved oligomeric Golgi complex subunit 8 isoform X2, translating into MMAAAATLQSSSPGSSSATATAAAVGEVEDEGLLASLFRDRFPEAQWRERPDVGRYLRELSGSGLERLRREPERLAEERAQLLQQTRDLAFANYKTFIRGAECTERIHRLFGDVEASLGRLLDRLPSFQQSCRNFMKEAEEISSNRRMNTLTLNRHTEILEILEIPQLMDTCVRNSYYEEALELAAYVRRLERKYSSIPVIQGIVNEVRQSMQLMLSQLIQQLRTNIQLPACLRVIGYLRRMDVFTEAELRVKFLQARDAWLRSILTAIPNDDPYFHITKTIEACRVHLFDIITQYRAIFSDEDPLLPPAMGEYTVNEGAIFHGWVLQKVSQFLQVLETDLYRGIGSRLDSLLGQCMYFGLSFSRVGADFRGQLAPIFQQVAITSFQKAIQEAVEKFQDEMNSYTLISAPAILGSSNVPAAVPATQPGTLQPPMVLLDFPPLACFLNSILVAFNDLRLCCPVALAHDVTRALEDALAKVTKIILAFHRAEEAAFSTGEQELFVQFCTVFLEDLVPYLNRCLQILFPPAQIAQTLGIAPSQLSKYENLGHVDVNIIQEPLAFILPKREMLSLDDQELVPDLTAPTPELPEEEPRLNPKGEPVVWPASGWTARIIQHEMDHLQGCLFIDKMDPKTFTNVHWMEVND; encoded by the exons ATGATGGCGGCCGCGGCGACTCTCCAGTCCTCGAGCCCCGGCTCTTCCTCCGCGACAGCCACGGCCGCGGCTGTCGGGGAGGTGGAAGATGAGGGACTCCTGGCGTCGCTCTTCCGGGATCGCTTCCCCGAGGCGCAGTGGCGCGAGCGGCCCGACGTGGGCCGCTACCTGCGGGAGCTGAGCGGGTCGGGCCTGGAGCGGCTGCGGCGCGAGCCGGAGCGCCTGGCCGAGGAGCGGGCGCAGCTGCTGCAGCAGACGCGCGACCTGGCCTTCGCCAACTACAAGACCTTCATTCGCGGCGCCGAGTGCACCGAGCGCATCCACCGGCTGTTCGGCGACGTGGAGGCGTCGCTCGGCCGCCTGCTGGACCGCTTGCCCAGCTTTCAGCAGAGTTGCAG GAACTTCATGAAGGAAGCTGAAGAGATCAGCTCCAACCGCCGGATGAACACCCTGACTCTAAACCGTCACACAGAAATCCTGGAAATTCTAGAGATTCCCCAGCTCATGGACACCTGTGTCCGGAACAGCTACTATGAAGAGGCTCTGGAGCTTGCAGCCTATGTGCGCCGGCTGGAAAGGAAGTACTCATCCATCCCTGTCATCCAG GGCATTGTGAATGAGGTGCGGCAGTCCATGCAGCTGATGCTAAGCCAGCTGATCCAGCAGCTGAGGACCAACATTCAACTCCCAGCCTGCCTCCGTGTCATTGGTTACCTTCGACGCATGGATGTCTTCACAGAAGCAGAGCTAAGGGTGAAGTTTCTCCAGGCCCGGGATGCTTGGCTCCGCTCCATCCTGACTGCCATCCCTAATGATGATCCCTATTTCCATATCACAAAGACCATCGAGGCCTGCCGTGTCCACCTCTTTGATATCATCACCCAGTACCGTGCCATCTTCTCAGACGAGGACCCCCTGTTGCCACCTGCCATGGGAGAGTACACCGTCAATGAGGGTGCCATCTTCCATGGTTGGGTGCTGCAGAAAGTTTCCCAGTTCCTGCAGGTGCTAGAGACTGACCTTTACCGCGGGATAGGCAGCCGCCTGGACTCCCTGCTGGGCCAGTGCATGTACTTTGGGCTGTCTTTCAGCCGAGTGGGGGCTGATTTCAGGGGCCAGTTGGCTCCTATTTTCCAGCAGGTGGCAATCACTAGTTTCCAGAAGGCAATTCAGGAAGCAGTGGAGAAATTCCAGGATGAGATGAACTCTTACACCCTCATCTCTGCTCCAGCCATCCTGGGCAGCAGTAACGTGCCTGCTGCTGTGCCAGCTACTCAGCCAGGGACACTGCAGCCGCCAATGGTGCTCTTGGACTTCCCACCCCTTGCCTGCTTTCTCAACAGTATTTTGGTTGCCTTTAATGATCTGCGTCTCTGTTGCCCTGTGGCCCTGGCTCATGATGTGACCCGGGCCTTGGAGGATGCCCTTGCCAAG GTAACCAAAATAATCCTGGCCTTCCATCgagctgaagaggctgccttcaGCACTGGGGAGCAAGAGCTCTTTGTCCAGTTCTGCACTGTTTTCCTGGAAGACCTGGTACCTTATCTGAATCGCTGCCTTCAAATCCTTTTTCCGCCAGCTCAAATAGCCCAGACTTTAG GCATTGCCCCCTCTCAGCTCTCCAAGTATGAAAACCTGGGGCATGTGGACGTCAACATCATCCAGGAGCCTCTTGCTTTCATTCTACCTAAGAGAGAGATGCTGTCTCTAGATGACCAGGAACTAGTGCCGGATCTCACGGCCCCAACACCCGAGCTTCCGGAAGAGGAGCCGA GGCTGAACCCGAAAGGAGAGCCAGTGGTGTGGCCGGCAAGTGGATGGACAGCCCGAATCATCCAGCACGAAATGGACCACTTGCAGGGCTGTTTGTTCATTGACAAAATGGACCCCAAAACATTTACCAACGTTCATTGGATGGAGGTGAATGACTGA